Proteins from a single region of Dictyostelium discoideum AX4 chromosome 5 chromosome, whole genome shotgun sequence:
- the gxcK gene encoding RhoGEF domain-containing protein (pleckstrin homology (PH) domain-containing protein), whose product METLDSVIKTATDLKPSGYYGQETENNNNTNNNDNQDEEETISQILSSVPSISASKFFSPPQPPQPPPPQQQHQQQQKPIELKWRQTKILLSSDTIPTGINNNISPDCNIESNTTFNTSSSLPVQLTNNNGYNNNNNNININNNNNNNNNNNNEKNNKNNEKNKNLSYHRYRKGSYQSIIEKAKASKEKRANILREIQTTEQAYISFLKVLVDVYLMKIKDIGMSDQDIDGIFSNIEAIKLANEDILSKLREKIEFHSSNSFPENVEIADVFLEFGPFLKIYSIFVNNYYNRAISIIKLNTTKNNKFKLYLAECKSLPASKKLDLNDLMIMPIQRLVRYVLLLEELIQHTPESTEPNEHKKLIEAKNVMKDVASFVNQSTVDKQGPLETLTRVQQTLGPKTGNLIQPHRRFIKSGDLVRVVQVQDDENENDNNNNLNNPNENKPNKNTDDGDEIIEKRIINIYLFNDLIIYAINNKFWRKIYLVEVWIRSKEIKGLQNVFEIYSKSLSCIFQNQFSSDSSSSFQEWSSLIQSTINKLLIDDSDAKEKRFNLLEQDDQIQKDFTFEERQFYFESMNNPQNPQFNDIKLFKDSLIEDGIVEDRKKKIESLITFRPNIPILDQQQSNNNNSNNNNVENCRSSIGSSSGEINLNNNIEQNGFSDSSDTGVALSDNSDNEEAKKKRNTLKKRMVSQNNLNYNSNKTSGVTLLTQQLTGKNKSSSLLSHIALTRQNIVMQGYLTKIGEVVKNWKRRWFIFESNYLFYLKNEQSSKVLGIIPLIGSKIENIDQTSFNISTTSRTYLIIADSQNELSKWTKSILDFHNSRDNFINNIKQQYSSSSSLKLINNQQQHQTQQQTQQQIQKRLSWLSAALPNINSSFKKPPQNDRSKTIANFRFTQILNENNNIPPDSSLSKSVDALSLSSNTTTTTNNNNNNNNNNNNNDYEDDCDSLSSEEEFDDEEEEFDR is encoded by the exons ATGGAAACACTTGATAGTGTCATTAAAACAGCAACAGACCTAAAACCAAGTGGTTATTATGGTCAAGAAActgaaaacaataataatacaaataataatgataatcaaGACGAGGAAGAAACAATATCACAAATATTATCTTCAGTACCATCCATTTCAgcatcaaaatttttttcacCTCCCCAACCACCTCAACCACccccaccacaacaacaacaccaacaacaacaaaaaccaattgaattaaaatggAGGCAAACTAAAATACTATTGTCTTCAGACACAATACCCActggtattaataataatattagtccAGATTGTAATATAGAATCAAATACAACATTTAatacatcatcatctttaccAGTTCAATtaaccaataataatggttataataataataataataatataaatataaacaataataataataataacaataataataataatgaaaagaataataaaaataatgaaaaaaataaaaatttatcataTCATAGATATAGGAAAGGTAGTTATCaatcaataattgaaaaagcgAAAGCATCAAAAGAAAAGAGAGCAAATATTTTACGTGAAATTCAGACAACAGAACAAGcatatatttcatttttaaaagttttagttgatgtttatttaatgaaaattaaagatattggTATGTCTGATCAAGATATTGATGGAATTTTCTCAAATATTGAAGCTATTAAATTAGCCAACGAAGATATTCTATCGAAATTAAGAGAGaaaattgaatttcattcatcaaattcatttcCTGAAAATGTTGAAATCGCTGATGTTTTCTTAGAATTTGGACCATTCCTTAAAATTTATTctatatttgtaaataattattataatagagcaatttcaataattaaattaaatacaacaaaaaataataaatttaaactttATTTAGCT gAATGTAAAAGTTTACCAGcatcaaaaaaattagatttaaatgatttaatgatTATGCCAATTCAAAGATTAGTTAgatatgtattattattagaagaaTTAATACAACATACACCAGAATCAACAGAACCAAATGaacataaaaaattaattgaagcaAAGAATGTAATGAAAGATGTAGCATCATTTGTAAATCAATCAACAGTTGATAAACAAGGTCCATTAGAAACTTTAACAAGAGTTCAACAAACTTTAGGTCCAAAAACtggtaatttaattcaaCCACATagaagatttattaaatctggTGATTTAGTTAGAGTTGTACAAGTCcaagatgatgaaaatgaaaatgataataacaataatctaaataatccaaatgaaaataaaccaaataaGAATactgatgatggtgatgaaattattgaaaaaagaattattaatatttatttatttaatgatttaataatttatgcaattaataataaattttggaGAAAGATTTATTTAGTTGAAGTTTGGATTAGAAGTAAAGAGATTAAAGGATTACAAaatgtttttgaaatttatagtaaatcattatcatgtatatttcaaaatcaattctctagtgatagtagtagtagttttCAAGAGTGGTCATCTTTAATTCAAtctacaattaataaattattaattgatgattctgatgcaaaagaaaaaagatttaatctTTTAGAACAAGAtgatcaaattcaaaaagatTTCACTTTTGAAGAGAGACAATTCTATTTCGAATCAATGAATAATCCTCAAAATCCTCAAtttaatgatataaaattatttaaagattcaTTAATTGAAGATGGTATTGTTGAAGAtaggaaaaagaaaattgaaaGTTTAATTACATTTCGACCAAATATTCCTATTTTAGATCAACAacaaagtaataataataatagtaataataataatgtagaAAATTGTAGAAGTAGtattggtagtagtagtggtgaaattaatttaaataataatattgaacaGAATGGATTTTCTGATAGTTCAGATACAGGTGTTGCATTATCAGATAATTCAGATAATGAAGAAgcgaaaaagaaaagaaatacgttaaagaaaagaatggtatctcaaaataatttaaattataattcaaataaaaccaGTGGTGTAACATTATTGACTCAACAATTAActggtaaaaataaatcgTCGTCGTTGTTATCACATATTGCATTAACTAGACAGAATATAGTTATGCAAGGTTATCTTACAAAAATTGGCGAAGTTGTAAAAAATTGGAAGAGAAGGTGGTTCATTTTTGAGAGTAATTATCTTTTCTATTTAAAGAATGAGCAATCCTCAAAGGTGTTGGGTATAATACCACTAATTGGctcaaaaattgaaaatatcgATCAGACTTCATTCAACATTTCAACTACTTCAAGAACCTATTTAATCATTGCTGATTCTCAAAATGAGCTTTCAAAATGgacaaaatcaatattagaTTTTCATAATTCAAGAgataatttcattaacaaTATTAAACAACAATATTCAAGTAGTagttctttaaaattaataaataatcaacaacaacatcaaactcaacaacaaactcaacaacaaattcaaaaaagatTATCTTGGTTATCTGCTGCTTTaccaaatattaattcaagttttaaaaaaccaCCCCAAAATGATAGATCAAAAACAATTGCAAATTTTAGATTCACTCAAAtcttaaatgaaaataataatatcccACCAGATTCCTCTTTATCTAAAAGTGTTGATGCTTTAAGCTTAAGTAGtaatactaccaccactacaaataataataataataataataataataataataacaacgaCTATGAAGATGATTGTGATAGTTTATCTTCAGAGGAAGAgtttgatgatgaagaagaagaatttGATAGATAA